From the genome of Thermoflexus hugenholtzii, one region includes:
- a CDS encoding nucleotidyltransferase family protein, with translation MPKTAADLTPEELEAYREAWRRRWAEEEARRARRQERAWAVARAAARLLKERFGARRVRAFGSLPTPWFRERSDIDLAVEGVPPERLGEAEAALAELAPDFRVDLVPLEALRDAPRLLRRIEEEGVDL, from the coding sequence ATGCCGAAGACGGCGGCGGATCTCACCCCGGAGGAACTGGAGGCGTATCGTGAGGCCTGGCGACGGCGCTGGGCGGAGGAGGAAGCCCGGCGGGCCCGGCGTCAGGAGCGGGCCTGGGCGGTGGCCCGTGCCGCCGCCCGATTATTAAAGGAACGCTTCGGCGCCCGTCGGGTGCGGGCCTTCGGCTCGCTCCCCACCCCGTGGTTCCGGGAGCGCTCCGATATCGATCTGGCGGTGGAAGGTGTTCCCCCCGAGCGTCTGGGCGAAGCGGAGGCTGCCCTGGCGGAGTTGGCCCCGGATTTCCGCGTGGATCTCGTTCCTCTGGAAGCGCTTCGGGATGCGCCCCGGCTGCTTCGCCGCATTGAAGAAGAGGGGGTGGATCTGTGA
- a CDS encoding flippase activity-associated protein Agl23, translating to MEATIRVPARSRWRALWEDLTPAERLAWAMLLAAAVFTRLWRLGERVMSHDESLHVYYAYELFKGKGFQHTPLMHGPLKFHLDALAYLLFGADDFTGRLPVALAGIALVMLPLFMRRWLGRWGSFAASLFFLISPMVMYHSRYIRDEGLMALWAVLTVWMIFAYMETRQDRWLYGLAAIVALFYTTMEAAFIYLAIFGLLLFLAWTTAVLRDPRWSGEDRLILGGGTALLLLGGGLALWGLEQNATKIPMAFLCQPESISEWGQRWALAGGLIALAGVGILVWRLAEWGRARLQEQPTFNLMIVIGGLSLWMLSPAALIWLNPVSQLLFDRVFVPVSIFESGSFSGITGEMIRVLVLFLLFGALSTALGMAWDPGRWLILMGIFFGITLPLFTTFFTNGAGIATGYIGSLGYWMAQQCVQRGSQPLFYYFVIAPMYEFMPILLSLPALGYYAGRWLAGASFPTPLDAAFRGFLGFWVILSWVAYTLAGEKMPWLTVHLTVPMILLSATFLNDTLGALDWGRWWRGGGAVAALLILPFGAALLGLLTAWPQARLAMQAPTLESLRAANQVIAALISIGAVVGGWVYLGPRLGLAGLFQSFALAVLAVLLFATLHVAWRFNFINYDLALEHGVYAHGAPGVKIAMRRIEEIARALGRDAVTVAYDNDSSWPFTWYLRDWRQRYFGENPRREDLEAPVILVGSANWYKVENALRNTHESYLYHLIWWPMEDYRELTWERLQRWLLDPARRAALWDIFWSRDYTRYDQITGKTHTLEDWPLAHDFKLFIRKDVAAKAWPLRPQQALAAPTPPPDPYAPVSRSLTAVQILGGPGSEPGRFQEPHGIAVGPDGTLYVTDGRNHRVQVFSPDGRLLRTWGSFCALYESGAPGCIDPDGPGPMPLGAGQFNEPWGIAVGPDDTVYVADLWNHRVQQFTADGRFLRAWGGFARVEDPQDQPGTFFGPRGLQVHGDRVYVTDTGNKRVQVFDREGRFLTAWGGPGVEPGRLDEPVGIAVLPDGNLVIADTWNRRIQILTPEGKPVRSWEIAGWLDQSPTTKPDVAVDARGRIFVTDPTGFRVLVFDARGQPLLAFGQYGDDAASFLLPQGIAVGPDGRVWVVDSGGHRVMAFQVP from the coding sequence ATGGAGGCAACGATCCGGGTTCCTGCACGATCCCGATGGCGGGCCCTCTGGGAGGATCTGACGCCGGCGGAGCGCCTCGCCTGGGCGATGTTGCTGGCCGCCGCCGTCTTCACCCGCCTCTGGCGCCTGGGGGAGCGGGTGATGAGCCACGACGAAAGCCTCCACGTCTACTACGCCTATGAGCTCTTTAAAGGCAAAGGTTTTCAACATACTCCCCTTATGCACGGTCCCCTCAAGTTCCATCTCGACGCCCTCGCTTATCTTCTGTTCGGGGCGGACGATTTCACCGGACGCCTTCCCGTGGCCCTGGCCGGGATCGCCCTGGTGATGCTGCCCCTCTTCATGCGCCGCTGGTTGGGTCGCTGGGGCAGCTTTGCCGCTTCTCTCTTTTTCTTGATCTCCCCGATGGTGATGTATCACAGCCGCTACATCCGCGACGAGGGCCTGATGGCTCTGTGGGCGGTCCTCACCGTCTGGATGATCTTCGCTTATATGGAAACCCGACAGGACCGCTGGCTCTACGGCTTGGCGGCGATCGTCGCCCTCTTCTACACCACCATGGAGGCGGCCTTCATTTACCTGGCCATCTTCGGCCTGCTGCTCTTCCTCGCCTGGACCACAGCTGTCCTCCGGGATCCCCGCTGGTCCGGGGAGGACCGCCTGATACTGGGAGGGGGGACTGCGCTGCTTCTCCTCGGGGGTGGGCTGGCGCTGTGGGGGCTGGAGCAAAACGCGACGAAGATCCCCATGGCCTTCCTCTGTCAGCCGGAGTCCATCTCCGAATGGGGCCAGCGGTGGGCTCTGGCTGGCGGGTTGATCGCTCTGGCCGGGGTCGGGATCCTGGTGTGGCGGCTGGCGGAATGGGGGCGGGCCCGCTTGCAGGAGCAGCCGACCTTCAACCTGATGATCGTCATCGGGGGTCTGAGCCTGTGGATGCTCTCCCCTGCCGCCCTGATCTGGCTGAATCCCGTTTCGCAGCTCCTCTTCGACCGCGTCTTCGTCCCCGTGTCGATCTTCGAAAGCGGCTCTTTCAGCGGGATCACCGGGGAGATGATTCGAGTCCTTGTCCTCTTCTTGCTCTTCGGGGCCCTGAGCACCGCCCTCGGGATGGCCTGGGATCCGGGGCGCTGGCTGATCCTCATGGGGATCTTCTTCGGGATCACTCTCCCGCTGTTCACGACTTTCTTTACCAACGGCGCAGGGATCGCCACCGGCTACATCGGCTCCCTGGGCTACTGGATGGCGCAGCAGTGCGTCCAGCGGGGAAGCCAGCCGCTCTTTTATTACTTCGTCATCGCCCCGATGTATGAGTTCATGCCGATCCTGCTCTCCCTGCCGGCCCTTGGTTATTACGCCGGGCGATGGCTTGCAGGGGCATCATTCCCCACCCCTCTGGACGCTGCCTTTCGGGGGTTCCTGGGGTTCTGGGTGATCCTCTCGTGGGTCGCTTACACGCTGGCCGGGGAGAAGATGCCATGGCTCACGGTCCATCTTACGGTCCCCATGATCCTGCTTTCCGCGACCTTCCTGAACGACACCCTGGGGGCTCTGGATTGGGGCCGGTGGTGGCGGGGCGGCGGAGCCGTCGCCGCGTTGCTGATCCTCCCCTTTGGGGCTGCCCTCCTGGGTCTTCTGACGGCCTGGCCTCAGGCCCGCTTGGCCATGCAGGCCCCGACCCTGGAATCTCTCCGGGCAGCCAACCAGGTCATCGCAGCTCTGATCAGCATAGGAGCCGTTGTAGGGGGCTGGGTCTACCTGGGCCCGCGTCTCGGCCTTGCCGGGCTCTTTCAGTCCTTCGCCCTCGCCGTCCTGGCCGTTCTCCTCTTCGCCACCCTTCACGTGGCCTGGCGCTTCAACTTCATCAACTACGACCTGGCCCTGGAGCACGGGGTCTACGCCCACGGCGCCCCCGGTGTGAAGATCGCCATGCGCCGTATCGAGGAGATCGCCCGCGCCCTCGGGCGGGACGCGGTGACGGTGGCTTACGACAACGACAGCTCCTGGCCCTTCACCTGGTATCTGCGGGACTGGAGGCAGCGCTATTTCGGAGAGAACCCGCGGCGCGAGGACCTGGAGGCCCCGGTGATCCTGGTGGGCAGCGCCAACTGGTATAAGGTGGAGAACGCCCTCCGCAACACCCATGAATCTTATCTATACCATCTGATCTGGTGGCCGATGGAGGATTACCGGGAGCTGACCTGGGAGCGCCTCCAGCGCTGGCTTTTGGATCCGGCGCGGCGGGCGGCTCTCTGGGACATCTTCTGGAGCCGGGACTACACCCGCTACGATCAGATCACCGGGAAAACCCACACCCTTGAGGACTGGCCGCTGGCCCATGATTTCAAACTCTTCATCCGAAAGGATGTGGCGGCGAAGGCCTGGCCCCTGCGTCCTCAGCAGGCGCTCGCCGCGCCCACGCCGCCGCCGGATCCTTACGCCCCTGTGAGCCGGAGCCTGACCGCCGTTCAGATCCTTGGAGGCCCCGGAAGTGAACCCGGGCGCTTTCAGGAGCCCCACGGCATCGCCGTTGGGCCGGACGGAACCCTTTATGTGACCGATGGACGCAACCACCGGGTGCAGGTCTTCTCCCCGGACGGCCGGCTCCTGCGGACATGGGGATCCTTCTGCGCCCTTTATGAGAGTGGGGCCCCGGGGTGTATCGATCCCGACGGTCCAGGGCCGATGCCGCTGGGCGCCGGGCAGTTCAACGAGCCCTGGGGGATCGCCGTGGGGCCCGATGACACGGTCTATGTGGCGGACCTGTGGAACCATCGGGTCCAGCAGTTCACCGCCGACGGCCGCTTCCTCCGCGCATGGGGCGGCTTCGCTCGGGTGGAGGATCCGCAGGACCAGCCCGGCACCTTCTTCGGGCCCCGGGGCCTTCAGGTCCATGGCGATCGCGTCTATGTCACGGACACCGGCAACAAGCGCGTCCAGGTTTTCGACCGTGAGGGGCGCTTCCTAACGGCCTGGGGTGGGCCCGGCGTCGAGCCCGGGCGGCTGGACGAGCCGGTGGGCATCGCCGTCCTGCCGGACGGCAATCTGGTGATCGCCGACACGTGGAACCGGAGGATCCAGATCCTGACGCCGGAAGGGAAGCCCGTCCGGTCATGGGAGATCGCGGGATGGCTGGATCAGTCCCCCACTACCAAGCCCGATGTCGCGGTGGACGCCCGCGGTCGGATCTTCGTCACCGACCCCACCGGCTTCCGGGTTCTGGTCTTCGATGCCCGGGGGCAGCCCCTTCTCGCCTTCGGCCAGTATGGGGATGACGCCGCTTCGTTCCTTCTCCCTCAGGGGATCGCCGTCGGGCCTGACGGGCGGGTGTGGGTGGTGGACTCCGGAGGCCACCGGGTGATGGCCTTCCAGGTCCCGTAA